A part of Aurantimicrobium sp. MWH-Uga1 genomic DNA contains:
- a CDS encoding D-alanyl-D-alanine carboxypeptidase family protein, which translates to MIRTTAMSFVLIASVFLGGCATGSAHTATSTPTVTQSATPTPTATPTPKPARTPFFDIDDPNSITVVVNKHRPLNPSNFESPDMSVPTALSNPYSRPLRTEAAQALDRMATDAAAAGILLSVASAYRSYDTQVATYNGFVARDGQARADTYSARPGHSEHQTGLAVDLNDGGPCQVDVCFADTAAGQWLAANSWQYGFIVRYPNGYDSITGYQYEPWHFRYVGTRVSTAMHNLNIPTLEQFFNLEPAPSYY; encoded by the coding sequence ATGATTCGCACGACTGCCATGAGCTTTGTGTTGATCGCTTCTGTCTTTCTGGGAGGTTGCGCCACAGGAAGTGCTCACACTGCCACGTCAACCCCCACTGTCACCCAGAGTGCGACGCCAACACCCACAGCGACGCCAACACCGAAGCCTGCGCGCACGCCCTTCTTCGACATCGATGACCCCAACTCCATCACCGTGGTGGTGAATAAACACCGCCCACTCAATCCCAGCAACTTTGAATCACCGGACATGTCGGTGCCCACAGCACTCTCGAATCCCTACAGTCGCCCCTTGCGAACCGAAGCAGCTCAAGCACTCGATCGCATGGCCACCGATGCCGCAGCAGCTGGAATCCTGCTCAGCGTTGCCAGTGCCTATCGCAGCTACGACACCCAGGTTGCAACCTATAACGGCTTTGTCGCCCGGGATGGCCAAGCTAGAGCAGACACATACTCTGCAAGACCTGGTCACTCCGAACACCAAACCGGGTTGGCTGTTGACCTCAACGATGGCGGCCCTTGCCAGGTCGATGTCTGCTTCGCAGACACTGCCGCAGGGCAGTGGCTAGCCGCGAACTCCTGGCAGTACGGCTTCATCGTTCGCTACCCCAATGGCTACGACTCCATCACGGGGTACCAGTATGAGCCGTGGCACTTCCGTTATGTCGGAACACGCGTCTCAACTGCGATGCACAATCTAAACATCCCCACCCTGGAGCAGTTCTTTAACCTCGAACCTGCTCCGAGTTATTACTAA
- a CDS encoding pyridoxamine 5'-phosphate oxidase family protein has protein sequence MSNHELPRTEQTRVKRLDEKQVFDRDALNALLDEAIYGHVAVVRDGKPMVLPVGIGRDGDHLLIHGSTGSGIFREIADGRDVCVAVTLLDGLVYARSAFESSIHYRSAVIMGTATVIEGDQKLAALATLTNHMMPGRWDEVRETTKKELAATMVLSIPLDVASVKVSAGPVDEFENDGDDRSIWAGVLPLRVVAGEPTASEMTPEGTPISPSVIRQTQRLV, from the coding sequence TTGAGTAATCACGAACTTCCACGCACGGAACAAACTCGAGTTAAGCGTCTTGATGAGAAGCAGGTTTTCGATCGCGATGCGTTGAACGCTCTTCTGGACGAGGCCATTTATGGTCACGTTGCTGTAGTTCGAGATGGTAAACCGATGGTGTTGCCTGTCGGTATTGGTCGGGATGGCGATCATCTGCTTATTCACGGCTCAACCGGGTCGGGGATCTTCCGGGAAATAGCAGATGGCCGAGATGTGTGCGTTGCAGTGACGCTGTTGGATGGCCTTGTGTATGCCCGCTCGGCTTTTGAGAGCTCAATTCATTACCGCTCTGCCGTCATCATGGGCACAGCAACAGTTATTGAAGGCGATCAGAAACTTGCTGCTTTGGCCACACTGACTAACCACATGATGCCAGGTCGCTGGGATGAGGTTCGCGAGACCACCAAGAAAGAACTCGCAGCAACCATGGTGCTGAGCATCCCGCTGGATGTTGCCAGCGTGAAGGTGAGTGCTGGTCCGGTTGATGAGTTCGAGAATGATGGAGATGACCGCTCCATCTGGGCAGGAGTTTTACCTCTCCGTGTTGTTGCGGGTGAACCGACAGCTTCTGAGATGACTCCAGAGGGAACTCCCATCTCACCCTCTGTCATTAGACAGACTCAGCGACTGGTCTAG
- a CDS encoding GNAT family N-acetyltransferase encodes MSTEVVHQPSKSRYVILVDEKEVGVANYLSRENDIMITGTFIDPAHRNEGLGAILVRRTIDDIIASTTKKVTSGCWFVTQWLDLHPNYVDTARSGGIDAELGNTCRIV; translated from the coding sequence ATGAGCACAGAAGTCGTTCACCAGCCCAGCAAATCTCGCTATGTCATCTTGGTTGATGAGAAGGAAGTTGGCGTAGCCAACTACCTTTCTCGTGAGAACGACATCATGATTACAGGCACCTTCATTGACCCCGCTCATCGAAATGAAGGCTTGGGCGCCATCTTGGTTCGTCGCACCATAGACGACATCATTGCCTCCACGACCAAGAAGGTCACCTCGGGGTGCTGGTTTGTCACCCAGTGGCTGGATCTGCACCCCAACTACGTGGACACAGCCCGTTCTGGCGGGATTGATGCGGAACTCGGCAACACTTGCCGAATTGTTTAG
- a CDS encoding helix-turn-helix domain-containing protein, with the protein MSTDLNSIKERIQATDRDVFFSVLSHIGDKWSLVLLGVLSREPMRYTQLVERIPKISRRMLTVTLRQLERDGLIERVVHAETPPWFEYALTELGQTLIVPVRALADWTLDNIDLIIEKRAAYDRENPST; encoded by the coding sequence ATGAGTACTGATCTGAACAGCATTAAGGAACGTATCCAGGCAACAGATAGGGATGTCTTCTTCTCGGTGCTCTCCCACATTGGTGATAAGTGGAGTCTGGTTCTCCTCGGTGTGCTCAGTAGAGAACCCATGCGCTACACCCAACTGGTTGAACGCATCCCAAAGATTTCTCGCCGCATGCTCACGGTTACGCTGCGGCAGCTGGAACGCGACGGATTGATTGAACGCGTCGTTCACGCAGAAACCCCACCGTGGTTTGAATATGCACTAACCGAATTGGGTCAAACGCTCATTGTTCCTGTTCGCGCTCTCGCTGACTGGACGTTGGACAACATTGATCTCATTATTGAAAAGCGTGCCGCCTACGACCGGGAAAACCCCTCCACATGA
- a CDS encoding MDR family MFS transporter has product MSAKAVADAVMSKREIMLVMIGLMSGMFLSALDQTVVSTSMRTIADDLDGMALQAWVTTAYMIMSTISTPLYGKLSDIFGRRPLFIIAISIFVIGSFLAGTADTMYSLAGYRAIQGLGAGGLMALPLAIMGDMLAPRERAKYQGFFLAVFGVSSVIGPLIGGVLSGTPEILGIAGWRWVFLINVPIGIVALGIVLKALHLPKTHRRVRIDWWGAATVITATVPLLLVAEQGREWGWLSTASLSCYLIGVASAVAFVMIERSMGDDALIPMKMFKSQTFTMATILGVFVGFGMFGAMMTIPLYLQLVKGATPTESGLLMLPMILGMMIASIVSGQVMARTGSYKWFPRVGTAFMILGFLLFTRLSWDSPFWFVMLGMFFMGAGLGQLMQTLTVASQNSVGPRDIGVATSSSTFFRTMGGTAGTAILFSVLFNAIPEALKSAFTTPSITAGVAKALADPAVTQDPANAAIIEIYKDPTAIGSSLNGDTSFLVGANEALAKPFLVGFADATVQVYWIGLVVVTIAFILSWFLKATPLRQKSAMQEAAEEDAMLIAESSAEMMGAMVEPGTATGAIRLKEAEKREAARQAHKEKAEAKKKAKASS; this is encoded by the coding sequence ATGTCTGCAAAAGCTGTCGCCGACGCGGTGATGTCCAAGCGAGAGATCATGCTCGTCATGATCGGACTGATGTCCGGTATGTTCCTCTCCGCGCTCGACCAAACCGTGGTCAGCACCTCGATGCGCACTATCGCCGATGACCTCGACGGAATGGCTCTCCAAGCCTGGGTCACCACGGCCTACATGATCATGTCGACCATCTCGACTCCTCTTTATGGCAAGCTCAGCGACATCTTTGGTCGCCGACCGCTGTTCATCATTGCCATCAGCATCTTCGTCATCGGTTCATTCCTGGCAGGAACAGCAGACACGATGTATTCGCTGGCGGGTTATCGCGCCATCCAGGGCCTTGGTGCTGGTGGTTTGATGGCATTGCCGCTGGCCATCATGGGCGACATGCTTGCTCCTCGCGAGCGCGCAAAATACCAAGGCTTCTTCCTTGCCGTGTTTGGTGTCTCCAGCGTGATTGGCCCACTCATTGGTGGTGTGCTTTCAGGAACTCCAGAAATTCTGGGCATCGCAGGATGGCGTTGGGTCTTCCTCATTAACGTGCCCATTGGAATCGTGGCCCTCGGCATCGTTCTCAAGGCACTACATCTGCCCAAGACCCACCGCCGAGTTCGAATTGACTGGTGGGGTGCTGCCACGGTTATTACCGCAACAGTTCCCCTGCTTCTCGTCGCTGAGCAAGGTCGCGAGTGGGGCTGGCTCTCCACTGCATCCCTGTCCTGCTACCTCATCGGTGTGGCATCGGCTGTCGCCTTCGTCATGATTGAGCGCTCCATGGGTGATGACGCACTGATCCCCATGAAGATGTTCAAGTCTCAAACCTTCACTATGGCCACTATCTTGGGTGTGTTTGTTGGGTTTGGCATGTTCGGCGCCATGATGACCATCCCTCTCTACCTCCAGTTGGTCAAGGGTGCTACCCCCACCGAGAGCGGTCTGCTCATGCTGCCGATGATCCTGGGCATGATGATTGCGTCCATTGTGAGTGGCCAGGTTATGGCTCGCACAGGAAGCTACAAGTGGTTCCCTCGAGTTGGTACTGCGTTCATGATTCTGGGCTTCTTGCTCTTTACACGCCTGAGCTGGGACAGCCCATTCTGGTTTGTCATGCTGGGCATGTTCTTTATGGGTGCTGGTCTGGGTCAGCTCATGCAAACCCTCACCGTGGCCAGCCAGAACTCTGTTGGTCCCCGTGACATTGGTGTCGCCACCAGCTCGTCGACCTTCTTCCGCACCATGGGTGGTACTGCAGGAACTGCCATTTTGTTCTCAGTACTCTTCAACGCCATTCCTGAAGCACTCAAGAGTGCCTTCACCACACCCTCTATCACCGCGGGTGTTGCCAAAGCACTGGCAGACCCTGCTGTAACTCAGGACCCTGCCAACGCGGCCATTATCGAAATCTACAAAGACCCCACTGCGATTGGATCCTCCCTTAACGGTGACACGTCATTCCTAGTTGGTGCCAACGAAGCATTAGCAAAGCCCTTCCTCGTTGGGTTTGCTGACGCAACCGTTCAGGTTTATTGGATTGGTCTGGTCGTTGTAACCATCGCCTTCATCCTCAGCTGGTTCCTCAAAGCAACTCCTCTTCGCCAGAAGTCTGCGATGCAAGAAGCTGCTGAAGAAGATGCCATGCTCATTGCTGAGAGTTCAGCTGAGATGATGGGCGCGATGGTCGAGCCTGGAACAGCTACAGGAGCTATCCGCCTCAAAGAGGCTGAAAAGCGTGAAGCTGCACGTCAAGCACACAAAGAAAAAGCAGAAGCCAAAAAGAAAGCCAAAGCTTCTTCCTAA
- a CDS encoding site-specific DNA-methyltransferase, translating into MSSATGRVIKGNNLDVLATLPDESVTLIYIDPPFNTGREQTRSKVTSVLAADDSTKGLVGFKGKSYERTRSDLMKYDDRFDDYWAFLEPRLREAWRLLADDGTLYLHLDYREAHYAKVMLDALFGRDSFINELIWAYDYGAKAKGRWPAKHDTILVYVKNPKTYYFNSEEVDREPYMAPGLVTAEKAAKGKLPTDVWWHTIVSPTGKEKTGYPTQKPEGILRRIIQASSREGDTVLDFFAGSGTTGAAALALGRNFILVDQNPESLKVMKSRFAEYDKQVSFE; encoded by the coding sequence GTGAGTTCTGCAACCGGTCGCGTCATCAAGGGAAACAACCTTGATGTTTTGGCGACGTTGCCAGATGAGTCCGTCACCCTGATCTATATCGACCCACCGTTCAACACGGGACGTGAACAAACACGCAGCAAGGTCACTTCTGTCCTTGCTGCGGATGATTCCACCAAGGGTTTAGTGGGCTTCAAAGGCAAAAGCTATGAGCGCACCCGCAGCGACCTCATGAAATATGACGATCGCTTCGATGACTACTGGGCATTCCTCGAGCCTCGCCTGCGCGAAGCATGGCGTTTACTGGCCGACGATGGCACTCTCTATCTGCACCTCGACTACCGTGAGGCACACTATGCCAAGGTGATGCTGGATGCCCTTTTTGGCCGTGACAGTTTTATCAATGAACTCATTTGGGCTTATGACTATGGCGCAAAAGCCAAGGGTCGCTGGCCCGCCAAGCACGACACCATCTTGGTTTATGTGAAGAACCCCAAGACGTACTACTTCAACTCTGAAGAGGTCGACCGGGAGCCCTATATGGCTCCAGGTTTGGTCACGGCTGAGAAGGCCGCCAAAGGAAAACTTCCCACAGATGTGTGGTGGCACACCATCGTCTCTCCGACCGGCAAAGAGAAGACGGGCTATCCCACGCAAAAGCCTGAAGGTATTCTTCGCCGCATCATTCAAGCCTCCAGTCGCGAGGGCGACACTGTGCTGGACTTCTTTGCCGGCAGCGGAACAACCGGTGCTGCTGCTCTTGCTTTGGGTCGAAACTTCATCTTGGTGGATCAGAACCCTGAGTCACTCAAGGTGATGAAGTCACGTTTTGCCGAGTATGACAAGCAGGTGTCTTTTGAGTAA
- the pgm gene encoding phosphoglucomutase (alpha-D-glucose-1,6-bisphosphate-dependent) — MTTRAGTPALPSDLIDIHELVRAYYDLTPDMTVPEQRVVFGTSGHRGSSLNAAFNEQHILATTQAIVEYRALQGITGPLFIGMDTHGLSRPAHETALEVLAANGVRTFTDSRDGFTPTPAVSHAILEYNKAGHGDEADGIVVTPSHNPPQDGGFKYNPPHGGPADSSATNWIASRANELIEGGLVDVKRTNPEGLIQEYDFLEHYVADLENVIDMKAIAESGVHIGADPLGGASVAYWSAIKERYGLNLTVVNPEVDPAWSFMTLDWDEKIRMDPSSPNAMASLISKRHDFDLLTGNDADADRHGIVTPDAGLMNPNHYLAVAVEYLFAHRPGWRPDARIGKTLVSSSMINFVADGLGRVLWEVPVGFKWFVPGLVDGSVGFGGEESAGASFLRKDGTVWTTDKDGIILALLAAEIIAVTGKTPSQLYSNLTQKFGNPAYARVDAPADREAKARLGKLSGDDITATELAGDPIIAKLSHAPGNGEAIGGVKVETELAWFAARPSGTEDVYKIYAESFKGPEHLKLVQAEAKKIVDAALNS; from the coding sequence GTGACTACTCGCGCCGGAACCCCTGCCCTTCCCTCCGATCTCATTGATATTCATGAGTTGGTGAGGGCCTATTACGACCTGACACCAGATATGACAGTGCCTGAACAGCGCGTCGTTTTTGGCACCAGTGGCCACCGCGGTTCTTCACTCAACGCTGCGTTTAATGAGCAGCACATCCTGGCAACAACCCAAGCAATTGTGGAATACCGTGCTCTGCAAGGCATCACCGGTCCCCTCTTTATCGGCATGGATACGCATGGTTTGTCCCGCCCGGCCCACGAGACGGCTCTGGAAGTACTTGCCGCAAATGGTGTTCGCACGTTCACAGATTCACGCGACGGTTTCACACCCACGCCTGCTGTCTCTCACGCCATTTTGGAATACAACAAAGCCGGGCATGGGGATGAAGCTGACGGCATTGTGGTGACCCCCAGCCATAACCCACCTCAGGATGGTGGCTTCAAATACAACCCTCCGCACGGCGGTCCTGCGGACTCTTCTGCCACAAACTGGATTGCATCTCGGGCGAACGAACTGATCGAAGGTGGCTTGGTTGATGTCAAGCGCACCAACCCTGAGGGGTTAATTCAGGAGTATGACTTCCTCGAGCACTACGTTGCTGATCTGGAGAACGTCATTGACATGAAAGCTATTGCTGAATCGGGCGTTCACATCGGTGCTGATCCTCTCGGTGGAGCTTCTGTGGCGTATTGGAGCGCCATTAAGGAACGCTATGGCCTCAACCTCACTGTGGTGAACCCCGAGGTTGACCCCGCCTGGTCATTTATGACCTTGGACTGGGACGAGAAGATTCGCATGGATCCTTCTAGCCCGAATGCGATGGCGTCCCTCATTTCCAAGCGTCACGACTTTGATTTGCTCACCGGTAACGACGCAGATGCTGACCGTCACGGCATTGTCACCCCCGATGCGGGACTGATGAACCCTAATCACTACCTCGCCGTGGCCGTTGAATACCTGTTTGCACACCGTCCCGGATGGCGTCCTGATGCCCGCATCGGTAAGACCTTGGTCTCGAGCTCCATGATCAACTTTGTTGCCGACGGTTTAGGCCGAGTGCTGTGGGAAGTTCCGGTTGGTTTCAAATGGTTTGTGCCCGGTCTGGTCGATGGCTCGGTGGGCTTTGGCGGTGAAGAAAGCGCCGGCGCCTCGTTCCTCCGTAAGGATGGAACTGTGTGGACCACTGATAAGGACGGCATCATTTTGGCTTTGCTGGCCGCAGAAATTATTGCCGTCACCGGCAAGACCCCCTCACAGTTGTATTCCAATCTCACACAGAAGTTCGGTAATCCTGCCTATGCCCGCGTGGATGCACCGGCAGACCGCGAAGCGAAGGCTCGCCTGGGCAAGCTCAGCGGTGATGACATCACCGCAACAGAGCTTGCGGGCGATCCCATCATTGCCAAGCTCTCTCACGCTCCCGGCAACGGCGAAGCCATTGGCGGTGTGAAGGTGGAAACCGAATTGGCGTGGTTTGCTGCTCGCCCTTCAGGTACTGAAGACGTCTACAAAATCTATGCGGAATCATTCAAGGGTCCTGAGCACCTCAAGCTTGTTCAAGCAGAGGCAAAGAAGATTGTGGACGCTGCGCTGAACTCTTAG
- a CDS encoding alpha/beta fold hydrolase, whose protein sequence is MKTAEFIDAQGVTIVYDVYSVKNPRAVVQIMHGLGDHAGRYAHVAAALNSAGFSVYVPDQRGHGRTGVKQFGGDLSKLGKLGPGGFRAAVADFTEMTNIIRAENPGVPIVLLGHSMGSLMGQVLINDHAADYAAVVFSGSAYRQPGSMNAGKLNKRFDTPGCTGHEWLSRDPAVWKAFKEDPWTFEADTLKLYGVADGLRLFGKPAKGMPQVPLLLIVGEDDTLGGKPSNIKLAESYIERAGLTDVTLGVYPEARHEIFNEINKEEVIDDMISWISERIAS, encoded by the coding sequence ATGAAAACCGCCGAATTCATTGATGCACAAGGTGTGACCATTGTCTATGACGTGTATTCGGTGAAGAACCCCCGAGCAGTTGTTCAAATCATGCACGGCCTCGGAGATCACGCAGGCCGCTATGCGCACGTCGCTGCCGCATTGAACTCGGCAGGGTTCTCGGTTTATGTCCCGGATCAGCGTGGACACGGTCGCACAGGTGTCAAGCAGTTTGGTGGAGATCTTTCCAAGCTAGGAAAGCTGGGTCCCGGCGGTTTCCGTGCCGCTGTTGCGGACTTCACTGAGATGACCAACATCATTCGTGCTGAGAACCCTGGGGTTCCCATCGTTTTGCTGGGCCACAGCATGGGGTCGCTCATGGGCCAAGTTCTGATCAATGATCACGCAGCAGACTATGCCGCGGTCGTTTTCTCGGGAAGTGCCTATCGCCAGCCAGGTTCCATGAATGCCGGCAAGCTCAATAAGCGCTTCGACACTCCAGGCTGCACCGGCCACGAGTGGCTCAGCCGTGACCCAGCTGTCTGGAAAGCATTCAAGGAAGACCCCTGGACCTTCGAAGCTGACACTCTCAAGCTCTATGGCGTTGCCGATGGCCTACGCCTGTTCGGCAAACCAGCTAAAGGTATGCCGCAGGTTCCACTGCTGCTCATTGTTGGTGAAGACGACACCTTGGGCGGTAAGCCCAGCAACATCAAACTTGCAGAAAGCTATATCGAGCGCGCTGGTCTAACCGATGTCACGTTGGGTGTTTATCCTGAAGCACGTCACGAAATTTTCAACGAAATCAACAAAGAAGAAGTCATTGACGACATGATCTCGTGGATTTCTGAACGGATTGCGTCCTAA
- a CDS encoding peptide MFS transporter: protein MTSAAPTTKPEKLFFGQPRQLTTIFGVEMWERFSFYGMQGILLLYMFYPADKGGLGIDVKVATGIVGAYGGGVYLATILGAWLADRLFGSERVLFFAAVMVMFGHVALAVLPAYTGLIVGLILIAIGAGGVKANATSIVGQLYAPGDVRRDAGFSLYYLGINLGAFVGPLATGFLQTTYGFHWGFGLAAVGMAAGLTQYSIGRRKLPEQTRLVPNPLPANKKWVVGALALAGIALIAILVLSGVITSGNLSTVIIVVTLAAAIAYFVVILGSKLITTVERNRVLAFIPLFIACAAFWSLYQQQFTVVTVFANDQLNLSIFGWDMPVSWVQSINPIFILALSGVFAALWTKWGTKQPSTPVKMALGTIVMGFAFLLFLTIYSAAPHTAPLLALVAILFVFTIAELLISPVSLSVSTKLAPTAFRTQMVALLFLSSALGTAMSGQLAGLYDEKHPEMNFDYFAYSGLAAIGLGIVLLLMRKWVLKLMEGVR from the coding sequence ATGACCAGTGCTGCTCCAACAACCAAGCCTGAGAAATTATTCTTTGGCCAGCCCCGCCAACTCACCACGATCTTTGGCGTGGAAATGTGGGAGCGGTTCTCTTTCTACGGCATGCAGGGAATCCTGTTGTTGTACATGTTCTACCCTGCAGACAAGGGTGGTCTCGGTATCGACGTCAAGGTCGCTACCGGCATTGTGGGTGCTTATGGCGGTGGCGTGTATCTCGCCACCATTCTGGGCGCGTGGTTAGCTGACCGGCTTTTTGGCAGCGAACGTGTCCTGTTCTTTGCTGCGGTCATGGTCATGTTTGGCCACGTTGCGCTCGCGGTTTTGCCTGCTTACACCGGCCTGATTGTTGGTTTGATTCTGATTGCAATCGGTGCCGGTGGTGTGAAAGCAAACGCCACCAGCATTGTGGGGCAACTTTATGCACCTGGTGATGTTCGCAGAGATGCCGGTTTCTCTCTGTATTACCTAGGCATCAACCTGGGTGCATTTGTTGGCCCACTCGCCACCGGTTTCTTGCAGACCACCTACGGATTCCACTGGGGCTTCGGTCTTGCGGCAGTTGGTATGGCTGCCGGTTTGACCCAGTACTCGATTGGTCGCCGCAAGCTACCTGAACAAACGCGTCTTGTTCCTAATCCTCTTCCCGCAAACAAGAAGTGGGTTGTGGGAGCGTTGGCTCTGGCCGGCATTGCCCTCATAGCAATCTTGGTTCTCTCCGGAGTGATTACCAGTGGCAACCTCTCCACCGTGATCATTGTGGTGACGCTTGCCGCAGCTATTGCGTATTTCGTTGTCATTTTGGGTAGCAAGCTCATCACGACGGTGGAACGCAACCGGGTGCTGGCATTCATTCCGCTGTTTATTGCCTGTGCTGCGTTCTGGTCGCTGTATCAGCAGCAGTTCACTGTTGTGACGGTCTTTGCTAATGATCAGCTGAACCTGAGCATCTTTGGTTGGGACATGCCCGTCTCGTGGGTGCAGTCCATCAACCCCATTTTCATCCTTGCCCTCTCTGGTGTGTTCGCCGCACTGTGGACCAAATGGGGAACAAAGCAACCCAGTACCCCGGTCAAGATGGCTTTGGGAACAATCGTGATGGGTTTTGCTTTCTTGCTGTTCCTCACCATTTACAGCGCTGCACCACACACCGCACCACTGCTCGCTTTGGTTGCCATCTTGTTCGTGTTCACCATTGCTGAGCTTTTGATTTCTCCTGTGAGTCTCTCGGTGAGCACCAAGCTGGCACCGACTGCCTTCCGCACCCAGATGGTTGCCCTGTTGTTTCTTTCCAGCGCTTTGGGTACAGCAATGTCAGGTCAGCTCGCTGGTTTGTATGACGAGAAGCATCCAGAGATGAACTTTGATTACTTCGCCTACTCTGGCTTGGCAGCTATTGGTCTCGGTATTGTGCTCTTACTGATGCGCAAGTGGGTTCTCAAACTGATGGAAGGCGTTCGCTAA
- the pheA gene encoding prephenate dehydratase, whose protein sequence is MSSSEKVSTAPAYSYLGPAGTFTEAALSQVPEAAGKTWHSVNNVGEALADVVSGRSVAAMIAIENSVEGGVTATQDALANIPNLRIIGEYLVPVEFDLVARKGTSLAEINVINAHPVAYAQCRGWLEKTLPHHGHIPSSSNVAAAASLLETDTADAAIAPAGIAKHYDVDVLASGIADNPNAVTRFVLVSKTTELPAPTGSDKTSLIVELPDDRAGGLLEMLEQFATRGVNLSLIQSRPIGDEFGRYRFVIDAEGHARDERVADALLGLRRFSPKVIFLGSYPRADKVTTQHSQRYADGIFQDARAWLAEILGD, encoded by the coding sequence ATGAGTTCTTCAGAAAAAGTTTCCACGGCGCCGGCATACAGCTATCTCGGGCCTGCCGGAACCTTTACTGAAGCTGCCCTCTCGCAGGTTCCTGAAGCTGCCGGAAAGACCTGGCACTCAGTCAATAATGTTGGCGAGGCTCTTGCAGACGTGGTCTCCGGTCGTTCTGTTGCAGCCATGATCGCCATTGAAAACTCGGTCGAAGGTGGCGTAACCGCAACCCAAGATGCTCTGGCCAACATCCCTAACTTGCGCATCATTGGCGAATACCTTGTCCCCGTTGAGTTCGATCTCGTCGCGCGAAAGGGAACTTCCCTCGCAGAAATTAACGTCATTAACGCCCACCCGGTTGCTTATGCTCAATGCCGTGGCTGGTTAGAAAAGACCCTGCCTCACCATGGCCACATTCCCTCCTCAAGCAATGTCGCGGCAGCGGCCAGTCTCCTCGAGACTGACACCGCTGATGCCGCCATTGCTCCTGCGGGCATCGCCAAACACTATGACGTGGATGTTCTGGCTTCAGGGATTGCAGACAACCCCAACGCGGTAACCAGATTCGTCCTCGTAAGTAAGACCACTGAACTTCCTGCACCCACAGGTTCAGATAAAACCAGTTTGATTGTGGAACTGCCCGATGACCGCGCCGGTGGACTGTTGGAGATGTTGGAACAGTTCGCAACTCGTGGTGTGAACCTCTCACTGATTCAGTCACGCCCCATCGGAGATGAATTTGGTCGATACCGATTCGTCATCGACGCGGAAGGTCACGCCCGTGACGAACGCGTTGCTGATGCGCTTCTTGGTTTGCGCCGCTTCAGCCCCAAGGTCATCTTCCTGGGTTCCTACCCTCGTGCAGACAAAGTCACCACCCAGCATTCCCAGCGTTACGCCGACGGCATCTTCCAAGATGCACGTGCGTGGCTTGCGGAAATACTCGGCGACTAG